Proteins from one Microbacterium proteolyticum genomic window:
- a CDS encoding GntR family transcriptional regulator produces the protein MRATDQDAVIDRILALWSGDLETLPSEPRLAELTGASRASVREALVRLEERGYVHRTQGTRTTPNRRLPDVGRRIDEQFDHSLSIRAAGYEPRLEVAVSGVRVLAAGDPERFDDLPDGTRVFRTVKVWSVDGTPYALAEDLVPLAHVVDLDPRRPVFDLAEEANGIRVAWETLWVDAVSLDTERAALLATTPGVPVVEMTYCGYGTGDDVGYWSREVQVSAPAGLRNALIRRVRHDRGVSGS, from the coding sequence ATGCGCGCGACAGACCAGGATGCCGTCATCGACCGGATCCTCGCGCTCTGGAGCGGCGATCTCGAGACGTTGCCGTCCGAGCCGCGGCTCGCGGAGCTCACGGGGGCGAGCAGGGCCTCGGTCCGCGAAGCACTCGTGCGGCTCGAGGAGCGCGGGTACGTGCACCGGACGCAGGGGACGCGCACGACACCCAACCGCCGGCTGCCCGACGTCGGGCGCCGGATCGACGAGCAGTTCGACCACTCCCTGTCGATCCGTGCGGCCGGATACGAGCCGCGGCTCGAGGTCGCGGTATCCGGGGTCCGGGTTCTCGCCGCGGGCGACCCCGAACGGTTCGACGATCTACCCGACGGCACACGGGTGTTCCGCACCGTGAAGGTGTGGAGCGTCGACGGCACGCCGTACGCGCTGGCGGAAGACCTCGTCCCCCTCGCCCACGTCGTCGACCTCGACCCGCGACGGCCGGTGTTCGACCTGGCGGAGGAGGCGAACGGCATCCGAGTCGCGTGGGAGACCCTGTGGGTCGACGCGGTGAGCCTGGATACCGAGCGGGCGGCGCTGCTGGCGACGACGCCGGGGGTCCCGGTCGTCGAGATGACCTACTGCGGATACGGGACGGGCGACGACGTCGGGTATTGGTCGCGCGAGGTGCAGGTGTCCGCCCCCGCGGGGCTGCGGAACGCCCTCATCCGGCGCGTCCGCCACGATCGGGGCGTTTCGGGGTCGTAA
- a CDS encoding response regulator transcription factor — MSDSDGPIGPSAALRAAAAHTFARLEPGHGQPLQRHLALLAEAEPGATPLIWTDTRAMVLTAMLVARARHDALGDGIELVSRYFDSGRLTRPAALSGPARSALYAGVAEYCAAVGWPQIGGHYAAEALLFAETPAQRYRALSVQALSLGLNAEYPGAARTVREARRLFADQGWAISDVSHCLLLGDGLLTVTNADMDHMREIADELETAQPDDPYWAFSVGMIRVTIMLIERNLTAGLAASRQLLLGSGRARSFRIVRDLLLGLHADMLAAQGEFDEALNTLSTAVTHSGHAVCFPMQRAGIMLHVGRERDVIDSTNACVALLDEHCLRTLTPLLTRRAVAFLRLGSEKRAVQSMESVVRLIERTGGSVTPFLMIPFADTERLLDLVIEHNPDLVPTVTLMRELLPAIAARSKGSGAFAALTTTERELAYLLTSSLGIPDIARARNVSVNTVKSQVRSIYGKLGVSSREDAVALLQRPDE; from the coding sequence ATGAGCGATTCCGATGGTCCCATCGGCCCGAGCGCCGCGCTCCGCGCGGCCGCGGCCCACACGTTCGCGCGCCTGGAACCCGGGCACGGGCAACCGCTCCAGCGCCACCTCGCGCTCCTGGCGGAAGCCGAGCCGGGCGCGACCCCCCTGATCTGGACCGACACCCGGGCGATGGTCCTCACCGCGATGCTGGTGGCACGCGCGCGTCATGACGCGCTCGGCGACGGCATCGAACTCGTGTCACGCTACTTCGACAGCGGACGTCTCACGCGTCCCGCCGCACTGTCGGGTCCGGCCCGCTCCGCGCTCTACGCGGGCGTCGCGGAGTACTGTGCCGCGGTCGGATGGCCGCAGATCGGCGGGCACTACGCCGCCGAGGCTCTGCTCTTCGCCGAGACACCGGCGCAGCGCTACCGCGCGTTGAGCGTCCAGGCGCTGAGCCTCGGGCTGAACGCGGAGTACCCCGGCGCCGCGCGCACGGTCCGCGAGGCGCGCCGGCTGTTCGCCGATCAGGGGTGGGCGATCTCCGACGTCTCGCACTGCCTGCTCCTGGGCGATGGACTCCTCACCGTGACCAACGCCGACATGGATCACATGCGCGAGATCGCCGACGAGTTGGAGACGGCCCAACCCGACGATCCGTACTGGGCGTTCAGCGTCGGAATGATCCGCGTGACGATCATGCTCATCGAGCGAAACCTCACAGCCGGTCTGGCCGCGAGCCGCCAGCTCCTTCTCGGCTCGGGACGCGCCCGGAGTTTCCGCATCGTGCGCGACCTCCTCCTGGGCTTGCACGCCGACATGCTCGCCGCGCAGGGCGAGTTCGACGAGGCGCTGAACACCCTCTCGACCGCGGTCACGCACTCCGGGCATGCCGTGTGCTTCCCCATGCAGCGGGCCGGGATCATGCTGCACGTCGGTCGCGAGCGCGACGTCATCGACAGCACGAACGCGTGCGTCGCCCTGCTCGACGAACACTGCCTGCGGACACTGACTCCGCTGCTCACGCGCCGAGCCGTCGCATTCCTGCGGCTGGGCAGCGAGAAGCGGGCGGTGCAGAGCATGGAGTCGGTCGTGCGGCTCATCGAGCGGACGGGCGGGTCGGTCACCCCGTTCCTGATGATCCCGTTCGCCGACACGGAGCGTCTGCTCGACCTCGTGATCGAGCACAACCCCGACCTCGTCCCCACGGTCACGTTGATGCGGGAGCTGCTGCCCGCGATCGCCGCGCGATCCAAGGGCTCGGGAGCTTTCGCGGCGCTGACCACCACCGAGCGGGAGCTCGCGTACCTCCTCACCTCGAGCCTCGGCATCCCCGACATCGCGCGGGCGCGGAACGTGTCGGTGAACACCGTGAAGTCACAGGTCCGGTCGATCTACGGCAAGCTGGGGGTGTCGAGCCGAGAGGATGCCGTCGCGTTGCTGCAGCGTCCGGACGAGTGA
- a CDS encoding helix-turn-helix transcriptional regulator, protein MGGDLLRAASVQTLLRLEPGHGQPIGRHLTLLAEVDPGPAPATWTDARAGVLSSVLAARARRDALGDGLDLIHRYFVDGRLTRPASLSATARSRLYASASEYCSAVGWPQIAARYAAEAREFADTDAQRYRAHSVRALALALNAEYVSAADAVREAHALFAAHDWHDDDVSHCLFLGEAMLALTRADAERLRQLADGLQRTPSDQPYWNFGAAVMRVAAHFFDRDLASGLAESRRLLHASDRARSPRLQRDLLLGMHADMLALHGEFDEALAVLSTGVTHPGHAVCFPMQRAATLLLTGREREVIESTNACVALHDEHCLRTLTPLLTRRAVAFLRLGNDQRATQSMESAVVLIAQTGGSLMPFLMIPSADAARLLDLVAGVRDDLGETIDRLRSALPALAARQALSPALTPLTPTERELAHLLRTTRSAAEIARARGVSVNTVKSQMRSIYGKLGVSRREEALRVLESRPD, encoded by the coding sequence GTGGGCGGGGACCTCTTGCGCGCGGCATCCGTCCAGACGCTGCTGCGACTGGAACCCGGACACGGTCAGCCGATCGGGCGGCATCTGACCCTGCTCGCGGAGGTGGACCCCGGGCCGGCACCGGCGACGTGGACCGACGCCCGCGCCGGCGTGCTCTCGAGCGTCCTCGCCGCACGCGCCCGGCGGGACGCCCTCGGCGACGGCCTGGACCTGATCCACCGCTACTTCGTCGACGGACGTCTGACGCGGCCGGCCTCCCTGTCGGCCACGGCCCGCTCGCGTCTGTACGCGAGCGCCAGCGAGTATTGCTCCGCGGTCGGCTGGCCGCAGATCGCGGCGCGGTACGCCGCGGAGGCCCGGGAGTTCGCCGACACCGATGCGCAACGATACCGCGCGCACAGCGTCCGCGCCCTCGCTCTCGCCCTCAACGCGGAATACGTCTCGGCCGCCGACGCCGTCCGGGAGGCGCACGCCCTGTTCGCTGCGCACGACTGGCACGACGACGACGTCTCGCACTGTCTCTTCCTCGGCGAAGCGATGCTCGCCCTCACCCGCGCCGACGCCGAGCGCCTCCGCCAGCTCGCCGACGGCTTGCAGCGCACACCGTCGGACCAGCCGTACTGGAACTTCGGTGCAGCGGTGATGCGTGTCGCCGCGCACTTCTTCGACCGCGATCTCGCGTCCGGCCTGGCCGAGAGCCGACGTCTGCTGCACGCCTCCGATCGCGCCCGCAGCCCCCGCCTCCAGCGCGACCTCCTCCTCGGGATGCACGCCGACATGCTCGCCCTCCACGGCGAGTTCGACGAAGCCCTCGCGGTTCTGTCCACCGGCGTCACGCATCCCGGTCACGCCGTGTGCTTCCCGATGCAGCGCGCCGCGACGCTGCTGCTCACCGGTCGCGAACGCGAGGTGATCGAGTCGACGAACGCGTGCGTCGCCCTCCACGACGAGCACTGCCTGCGCACGCTCACCCCGCTGCTCACGCGCCGCGCGGTGGCGTTCCTGCGACTGGGCAACGACCAGCGCGCGACGCAGAGCATGGAATCCGCCGTGGTGCTCATCGCCCAGACCGGCGGATCGCTCATGCCGTTCCTGATGATCCCGAGCGCGGACGCGGCCCGACTTCTCGACCTCGTGGCCGGAGTCCGCGACGATCTGGGCGAGACCATCGACCGGCTGCGTTCCGCCCTCCCTGCCCTCGCCGCCCGTCAGGCCCTGTCCCCGGCCCTGACGCCGCTGACACCGACCGAACGGGAACTCGCGCACCTGTTGCGCACGACCCGGTCGGCGGCCGAGATCGCCCGGGCTCGCGGGGTCTCGGTGAACACCGTGAAGTCGCAGATGCGCTCGATCTACGGCAAGCTCGGCGTCTCCCGACGCGAAGAGGCCCTGCGGGTGCTGGAGTCCCGCCCCGACTGA
- the purQ gene encoding phosphoribosylformylglycinamidine synthase subunit PurQ, with translation MTTRIGVITFPGSLDDRDAQRAIRLAGAEPVALWHGEHDLRGVDALVLPGGFSYGDYLRAGAIAAFAPIMAEVKDAAAKGMPILGICNGFQMLVEAHLLPGGLIRNAHQQFIRRDQRLRVENASTAWTSAFDEGDEIVIPLKNADGGYIADAETLARVNGEGLVAFRYLGVNPNGSLDDIAGLTNERGNVVGLMPHPEHAVEPGFGPGTSVAMRSGVDGLGFFTSAISAVVAATA, from the coding sequence GTGACGACGCGCATCGGGGTCATCACCTTCCCCGGCTCCCTCGACGATCGCGACGCGCAGCGTGCCATCCGCCTCGCGGGTGCCGAGCCGGTCGCGCTGTGGCACGGCGAGCACGACCTCCGGGGCGTCGACGCCCTCGTCCTGCCCGGCGGCTTCAGCTACGGCGACTACCTCCGCGCCGGCGCGATCGCCGCGTTCGCGCCGATCATGGCCGAGGTGAAGGATGCCGCGGCCAAGGGCATGCCGATCCTCGGCATCTGCAACGGTTTCCAGATGCTGGTCGAGGCGCACCTGCTCCCCGGCGGGCTGATCCGCAACGCGCACCAGCAGTTCATCCGCCGCGACCAGCGCCTGCGCGTCGAGAACGCATCGACCGCCTGGACCAGTGCGTTCGACGAGGGCGACGAGATCGTCATCCCGCTGAAGAACGCCGACGGCGGATACATCGCGGATGCCGAGACCCTGGCCCGCGTCAACGGCGAGGGCCTCGTCGCGTTCCGGTACCTGGGCGTCAACCCGAACGGTTCGCTCGACGACATCGCCGGCCTTACGAACGAGCGCGGCAACGTGGTCGGTCTGATGCCGCACCCCGAGCACGCCGTCGAGCCCGGCTTCGGCCCGGGCACCTCCGTCGCGATGCGATCCGGCGTCGACGGGCTCGGTTTCTTCACCTCGGCCATCTCGGCCGTCGTCGCCGCGACGGCGTAA
- the purS gene encoding phosphoribosylformylglycinamidine synthase subunit PurS, with amino-acid sequence MPTIVVDVMPKAELLDPQGKAVAGALSRLGENRFSDVRIGKRFELTVEGEVDEATLARARELADEMLSNAVIEDVVNIEVVE; translated from the coding sequence ATGCCCACCATCGTCGTCGACGTCATGCCCAAGGCCGAGCTTCTCGACCCGCAGGGGAAGGCCGTCGCCGGCGCCCTGTCGCGACTGGGCGAGAACCGCTTCTCCGACGTGCGGATCGGCAAGCGCTTCGAGCTGACCGTCGAGGGCGAGGTCGACGAGGCCACGCTGGCCCGCGCCCGCGAACTCGCCGACGAGATGCTCTCGAACGCCGTGATCGAGGACGTGGTGAACATCGAGGTCGTCGAGTGA
- a CDS encoding ABC transporter substrate-binding protein: MKSRALRRAALVAAVASTSALVLAGCSGGGGTASADGEVTLTVATFNDFGYTDALLQEYMDAHPNVKIVHNKAATSNEARENYFQKLGKTGLADIEAIEVDWLPEVMQYADLLAPVPDDLKSRWLDYKVTAATSPEGNLIGYGTDIGPEGVCYRSDLFAAAGLPTDRAEVAKLLEGDWSTYFALGDKYVAATGKAFFDSAGGTYQGAINQVEAAYENPDSGEITATQNPEVKKIYDEVLAASATQSAHLGQWSDDWFAGLSNGAFATMLCPGWMLGVISGNAPDVTGWDIANVFPGGAGNWGGSYLTVPANGKNVEAAQELADWLTSPETQVKAFESAGTFPSQTDALKAESLLGNTNEYFNNAPVGEILSERAQAVKVSPYKGKFYFQINDAMQKALTRVEDGTQSATDSWKQWAAEVDALS, from the coding sequence GTGAAATCACGTGCCCTGCGTCGTGCCGCCCTCGTCGCGGCCGTCGCCTCCACCTCCGCCCTCGTGCTCGCCGGTTGCTCCGGTGGCGGGGGCACCGCATCGGCCGACGGCGAGGTCACCCTCACCGTCGCCACGTTCAACGACTTCGGCTACACCGACGCGCTCCTGCAGGAGTACATGGACGCGCACCCGAACGTGAAGATCGTCCACAACAAGGCCGCGACCAGCAACGAGGCCCGCGAGAACTACTTCCAGAAGCTCGGCAAGACCGGCCTCGCCGACATCGAGGCGATCGAGGTCGACTGGCTGCCCGAGGTCATGCAGTACGCCGACCTCCTCGCCCCGGTCCCCGACGACCTGAAGAGCCGCTGGCTCGACTACAAGGTGACGGCCGCGACGAGCCCCGAAGGCAACCTCATCGGCTACGGCACCGACATCGGACCCGAAGGCGTCTGCTACCGCTCCGACCTGTTCGCCGCGGCCGGTCTGCCCACTGATCGCGCCGAGGTCGCCAAGCTCCTCGAGGGCGACTGGTCCACGTATTTCGCCCTGGGTGACAAGTACGTCGCCGCGACCGGCAAGGCGTTCTTCGACTCCGCCGGCGGCACGTACCAGGGCGCCATCAACCAGGTCGAGGCCGCGTACGAGAACCCCGACAGCGGCGAGATCACCGCGACCCAGAACCCCGAGGTCAAGAAGATCTACGACGAGGTCCTCGCGGCCAGCGCCACACAGTCGGCGCACCTCGGCCAGTGGTCCGACGACTGGTTCGCGGGTCTGTCCAACGGCGCGTTCGCCACGATGCTCTGCCCCGGCTGGATGCTTGGCGTCATCTCGGGCAACGCCCCCGACGTCACGGGCTGGGACATCGCCAACGTCTTCCCCGGTGGCGCCGGCAACTGGGGCGGCTCGTACCTCACCGTCCCCGCCAACGGCAAGAACGTCGAGGCCGCGCAGGAGCTGGCCGACTGGCTGACGAGCCCCGAGACGCAGGTCAAGGCGTTCGAGAGCGCGGGGACCTTCCCCAGCCAGACGGACGCGCTGAAGGCCGAATCGCTGCTCGGCAACACCAACGAGTACTTCAACAACGCACCCGTCGGGGAGATCCTGTCCGAGCGCGCGCAGGCCGTGAAGGTCTCGCCGTACAAGGGGAAGTTCTACTTCCAGATCAACGACGCCATGCAGAAGGCGCTGACCCGTGTCGAGGACGGCACGCAGAGCGCGACCGACTCCTGGAAGCAGTGGGCGGCAGAGGTCGACGCCCTGTCCTGA
- a CDS encoding carbohydrate ABC transporter permease gives MTSTLERPTGAAAPKAREPRRVGFSKRRSAWDLKLSPYLYISPFFVLFAVTGLFPIAYTAVISFMDWDLVRNSGQFIGFDQYVWVLSQPKFWIALRNTFSIFLLSSVPQLILAIFIAAMLDQNIRAKTFWRMSVLIPYVMAPVAVALIFSNMFGDQYGVVNTTLQNLGLPAVPWHSDAFASHIAIATMVNFRWTGYNTLILLAAMQAVPREYYEAATVDGAGKVRQFFSITLPSLKPTLIFVIITSTIGGLQIFDEPRMYDQYGTGGADNQWLTVTLWLYNVGWGEWNFGRAAALAWILFLIILAIGVVNLFITRSLVRDEGRRDTRSRRELRAQARAAKKQLQREEAAR, from the coding sequence GTGACCAGCACACTCGAACGACCCACGGGGGCCGCGGCGCCGAAGGCGCGCGAGCCCCGGCGGGTGGGCTTCAGCAAGCGCCGCAGCGCGTGGGATCTGAAGCTCTCGCCCTACCTCTACATCTCGCCGTTCTTCGTCCTGTTCGCGGTCACCGGGCTCTTCCCGATCGCGTACACCGCCGTGATCTCGTTCATGGACTGGGACCTGGTGCGCAACTCGGGCCAGTTCATCGGGTTCGACCAGTACGTGTGGGTGCTCAGCCAGCCGAAGTTCTGGATCGCGCTGCGCAACACGTTCAGCATCTTCCTTCTCTCGAGCGTGCCGCAGCTGATCCTTGCGATCTTCATCGCCGCGATGCTCGACCAGAACATCCGCGCCAAGACCTTCTGGCGCATGAGCGTCCTCATCCCCTACGTCATGGCCCCCGTGGCCGTGGCCCTCATCTTCAGCAACATGTTCGGCGACCAGTACGGCGTCGTGAACACCACGCTGCAGAACCTCGGTCTGCCCGCGGTGCCGTGGCACTCCGACGCCTTCGCCAGCCACATCGCCATCGCGACGATGGTGAACTTCCGCTGGACCGGGTACAACACCCTGATCCTCCTGGCCGCGATGCAGGCCGTGCCCCGCGAGTACTACGAGGCCGCGACCGTCGACGGCGCGGGCAAGGTCCGGCAGTTCTTCTCGATCACGCTGCCGAGCCTCAAGCCGACGCTCATCTTCGTCATCATCACCTCGACCATCGGCGGCCTGCAGATCTTCGACGAGCCGCGCATGTACGACCAGTACGGCACCGGCGGCGCCGACAACCAGTGGCTGACCGTCACGCTGTGGCTCTACAACGTCGGCTGGGGCGAGTGGAACTTCGGACGCGCGGCGGCGCTCGCGTGGATCCTGTTCCTCATCATCCTCGCGATCGGCGTCGTCAATCTGTTCATCACGCGCTCGCTCGTGCGCGACGAGGGCCGGCGCGACACGCGGTCCCGCCGCGAGTTGCGCGCCCAGGCGCGCGCGGCGAAGAAGCAGCTCCAGCGAGAGGAGGCGGCCCGATGA
- a CDS encoding carbohydrate ABC transporter permease, which produces MTAVNAVPVAVVDPDLPTKPRRPRAVRGSRPGWFVYTALGAVLLASVFPFYWSLLIGSGDSSTIRDANRSWIPGGNFFANAASVMGDPAVNFWPALVNSIISSGLIAASVVFFSTLAGWAFAKLKFRGGPWLLVFVVATMAVPTQLGVVPLYILFSELGWTGQLGAIIIPALTSAFGVFWMTQYLRQAVPDELIEAARVDGASSFRTFLTVGVPAARPAAAMLALFTFVSAWNNFFWPFIVLDRQNPTLPVALSLLQSNYFVDYSIVLAGVLLSTIPLLLLFVFAGKQLVSGIMQGAVKG; this is translated from the coding sequence ATGACCGCCGTCAACGCCGTCCCGGTCGCCGTCGTCGACCCCGACCTGCCCACGAAGCCGCGTCGTCCCCGTGCGGTGCGCGGCTCGCGCCCCGGCTGGTTCGTGTACACCGCCCTCGGCGCGGTGCTGCTCGCGAGCGTGTTCCCCTTCTACTGGTCGCTGCTGATCGGGTCGGGCGATTCGTCGACCATCCGCGACGCGAACCGGTCGTGGATCCCCGGGGGCAACTTCTTCGCCAATGCCGCGTCCGTCATGGGCGATCCCGCGGTCAACTTCTGGCCGGCGCTGGTGAACTCCATCATCAGCTCGGGGCTGATCGCGGCATCCGTCGTCTTCTTCTCCACCCTCGCGGGGTGGGCGTTCGCGAAGCTGAAGTTCCGCGGGGGGCCGTGGCTCCTCGTATTCGTCGTCGCGACGATGGCCGTGCCGACGCAGCTGGGCGTCGTGCCGCTGTACATCCTGTTCAGCGAGCTCGGGTGGACCGGGCAGCTCGGCGCGATCATCATTCCGGCGCTGACCAGCGCATTCGGCGTGTTCTGGATGACGCAGTACCTGCGTCAGGCGGTGCCGGACGAGCTGATCGAGGCGGCGCGCGTCGACGGTGCCAGCTCGTTCCGCACGTTCCTGACCGTGGGCGTCCCGGCGGCTCGACCCGCCGCGGCGATGCTCGCGCTGTTCACGTTCGTGAGCGCGTGGAACAACTTCTTCTGGCCGTTCATCGTGCTCGACCGCCAGAACCCGACGCTGCCGGTGGCGCTCTCGCTCCTGCAGTCCAACTACTTCGTCGACTACTCCATCGTGCTCGCGGGCGTGCTGCTGTCGACGATCCCGCTGCTGCTGCTGTTCGTCTTCGCGGGCAAGCAGCTGGTCAGTGGCATCATGCAAGGGGCGGTCAAGGGATGA